From the Pseudomonas syringae KCTC 12500 genome, the window TTTAAAGAACACACAGAAGCTATGCCTTAGGCTATGAGGCGTGTAGCTAAAACGTTCAAATTCAGTATTAGCCAATACGCGTCGAGACGACTGCCTAAAGGGTTCGAAAACCACACTACTGTAGTCAGAAAAGCATAGAGGATCACCATTACCAGTCTGAAAAATAAAATTGTGATAGGTCGGTTTATATTCATGCTTGAGATACAATGAATAATACTTAAAAAACATCGATCCATAAGGTTCAAGTAAAAGGGTGTGCTCCGTTGTGCGCCCCTTCCATGCCAGTTTATTGAAGCTTACTTCGTCTATCCCTCGGTAAGACTTGGAACAACGAGCGCTGGAGCGCGGACCTCTGGCATAGACTTTTCGATTTTGGATATCCACATCTTCCAAGAGGAACTGCATAGCTTCGGAAACGCGTATTGAGGTCGCGGCAAGAAGTGCCCACAAGGCGGAATTTCGATACGACGTTGCGCTCTCAATTAATGCAGCTATCTTATGGAGGGGAAAGAAGCTTTCTTTCGTAATTGGCGCATCTGAAAAATCTAGTGTAGGCACATGGCCCAGGAGGCTATTGGAATTTTTTCGATTGGGATAAGGACCATGATTGTGCCGAGATATCCACTTTCCGGCATTGTCGAGCAGTGCTGCCGCAGGGACGAGACTGAGTGCAAGAAAATCATCCACTTTTTTATCATGCTTTAAATTGTCTGACTCTAGGACTTGCTCCTCAGCATGATGGTCTCGGACGCTTTGAATGAATCTATTAATAGCAGCGTGATAGAGAGCTGCGGATCGAGGAGAGACAGTAGCTCTTGGTTTTACTATTGATATTTTCTGAACAGCGGAATCGTTAGAGTCTTCACCATGAACTAAATAACTGTAATATTCGCGAACAAGCAATGTTGCAGCCTGAGGAGTTATTTCGCCTTGAACTTCGAAACCAACGACTAGATAGTCCAATAGCTGTGAAACTGCATAAGCGTATGTACGACGAGTGTTGTATTTGAACTTATTCAGCACAAGTGCTTCCATGAAGGAGCGGAATGCTAGATTCTCCTCACCATCAGCCCCATACATTAAAAATGACTCATGCCCGCAATAAACGGTGGAGCGCATCTGAAATCTGACCAAACCTGGTTTTTTCATGTTTTTTCGCGATAGTAGCTATATCTAAAGGTTCTATATAGCTCATTCACTTAATTGCAGTCAAAACTCATTTCTTTTCCCGACTAATAATTCCCATACATTAATATCACGTAAAGTATCGTGAATGTTTTTTCCTGTAGAAGCTCTAGATTAAAAAAATAGCTCATGACAATCAGTTGGAGCGTCCAGCCTTCCAATGGTCAAAGCATTGTGCGATCAAAAAGACCGGCAATCGTGCATGGCTAATTAGTCAATGTGATAAACCCAACAAAATTGTATAAGAGATTTTTTATAAAAATAAGCGCCCCCTGCCAGGTTTTTTATAACCAATCAGTCTAAATGGAGTGCAACCTATTTAGTGACTCCCTTGATTGGGCTTTCGGCCGATTCGACCATATCGCGAAGCTGAGCATCAGCTAATGCTTCATGGATATTGATTTGCAATGTGCGAATTTTGCACATTGCCTTTCAGAATTTATTTATGCTGGTCGAAAGCGCTCTTAGCGACCGAGTAGTATGAACCTCAATCGCGCTTGCACTCCTCACGAAGGAGCCTAGATCAGCAAAAACTAATCCCGTCGGGGATGGATCAGAATTGGAGTAACCGGACTTCTTGACTCAGAGCTGTCAGGATACTCCGAAGAAGGGCAGCAATAGGGCGATTCTGTTGAAAACAGTCGGTCCTTCCAGGCTGGCTACGTGCTGACAGCCGAAAACGCGTTTTCTGCGTGCAGCTCCACAAATTCAGCGTCTGGAGACCTCTGCTCAAATTAAAGTGTTCAATCTCAAGCGCGTATTTTTTCGCTATGAGAACCATGGCGGTTTTTTTCAACAGTACGGTCAAAAGCGGACATTACAATAAAGTGGTATCACCTTAAACGCCACTGGGATCGGCTTCTTAAAGCGATAAGTACTAAGCATTGGTTGCTTCGATCTCAGACAAGCTCGCATTCATTACGTTTCGTACTGTAGCACTCTCGAAGTGCCCCTCATGTATGCGCTCATTATCTCGCATCCGCTCCTATCGGCTTGTGTCGTTCGTGACACGCTTAGATATCCGCAGCGTGCGCCTTGATTGGGGCCGTTCCATTAGCGATGT encodes:
- a CDS encoding tyrosine-type recombinase/integrase, whose translation is MKKPGLVRFQMRSTVYCGHESFLMYGADGEENLAFRSFMEALVLNKFKYNTRRTYAYAVSQLLDYLVVGFEVQGEITPQAATLLVREYYSYLVHGEDSNDSAVQKISIVKPRATVSPRSAALYHAAINRFIQSVRDHHAEEQVLESDNLKHDKKVDDFLALSLVPAAALLDNAGKWISRHNHGPYPNRKNSNSLLGHVPTLDFSDAPITKESFFPLHKIAALIESATSYRNSALWALLAATSIRVSEAMQFLLEDVDIQNRKVYARGPRSSARCSKSYRGIDEVSFNKLAWKGRTTEHTLLLEPYGSMFFKYYSLYLKHEYKPTYHNFIFQTGNGDPLCFSDYSSVVFEPFRQSSRRVLANTEFERFSYTPHSLRHSFCVFFKNFVEHTEGVGLRNSEIKALTGQKTDKAVERYAVMMRYLLELKIAFAFVRADDFSKSFNELKLGFLEREYDLTMNEVANEKAAA